In Plasmodium chabaudi chabaudi strain AS genome assembly, chromosome: 10, a single genomic region encodes these proteins:
- a CDS encoding coatomer subunit beta, putative, whose protein sequence is MGSLDLENNCTLYICTDNCEIPSVSEIQKKLESQNVDNKIEGMENLIFNIIQGEPYGNLLMCAIRFIVPHKDHRLKKMCHIFFEVVDKCNNDGSLKEEMILVCNALRNDLISPNEYVRGSTLRLLTKIKYLKILDPLIEAITKNLSHSHSYVRKNAITCIHTIIKNHGIDVIPNAVKEVEKILFLETDISTKRSALSMLIDIDPLTTLKYILSLNDQLYDTADVMLLEIIQLFKKLFIPHIFDDSCLVINGNKNIDDDGCSNYGEKDDSYYGDSGNEDDDNDLAGYLQNNNNTINFRSEEIRFKNKKLRQSDYMPYKNNVVKILLNMLSKNVSNSVLYEGSCCLLYISNSALSIKTASECFIKLLINQHDNNIKLIVIDKLYYIMCKWKHILANYIMDLLRSLNFPSKDVKLKILNLVLHILTKRNVHLVLNVIKKELLKLNDQPIYSSKGPISRVNAQIGDPNRIMSITRDGETIGASAKIGNLNNVSSNSIDAANYKKILIKSLQHICNMYTTDCLSIADLLFLYANSQEKNISYESAICIKKLANNNVLQNSILEKIIENMFEIKESAILRMFLWILGQYMNKHEMIFNFINILYDQMSYFLNNTMEDPEMLNKLFNEKMKKNKFSNFNENSNNMGDNNTTYFPTIQTKTVILEDGTYATEAFSNVPNRNPIDLSSSSNKNGANLSTNNNSSLNQFLYNLFCDNDDLLLAVLCVCITKLYLRLLSGVSEVFNFLRVDNSELANNDDKNKEDPDMLLKNLNMFRNKSIHILSSIIKYTTQKNIKSVTSVYENDSNVIRITQCLKIFLKIKVGIENIDEETKKFIEIFMNGNMYYQDFIKKEEDKYCSLYGTTSKDSRKVETIQINDMNNEEDDNISLTNDEEMENVDSIINFRILKEKKNVLSMLDEELVTTNENFEQMKLKYSLNNDILYDYNEFKYPAINQDNYSSTFLSKLHKSQAITSIDDDIFIEIFPIISSINLILEFYIYNQSGIYLQNIFINLSTHNNLKPIDKIPQFNLAPHEKKKFKTTIKVHTTETGTIFGYLFYEKKNDPKKYYIVLNEININMTEYITASFISSHLFRIMWSEFEWENKINVNTSISDAFELLKLIIKHTNMTIVEKFMPLEYYEHEAKNMTDNENITPIDIYISYISTLEDFKLLINNSAFFSVNLFSRSIFGEDSLANFSVQKNSDGKLAGSIRVRSRTQGIALSLGDKITLIQSGITTELQ, encoded by the exons ATGCACCGACAACTGTGAAATTCCGTCGGTAAGtgaaattcaaaaaaaattagaaagCCAAAATGTCGACAACAAAATTGAAGGAATGGAAAatcttatatttaatataatacaagGAGAACCATATGGAAACCTATTAATGTGTGCTATCCGATTTATAGTACCACATAAAGATCATCGACTAAAAAAGATGtgtcatatattttttgaagttGTAGATAAATGTAATAATGATGGAAGTTTAAAAGAAGAAATGATATTAGTATGTAATGCATTGAGAAACGATTTAATATCTCCTAATGAATATGTTCGAGGGTCAACATTACGATTGTTaactaaaataaaatatttaaaaattttagatCCATTAATTGAAgcaattacaaaaaatttaagtCATTCACATAGTTATGtaagaaaaaatgcaaTTACTTGTATTCAcacaattattaaaaatcaTGGAATAGATGTTATACCGAATGCAGTTAAAGAGGTTGAAaagattttatttttagagACAGATATATCTACAAAACGTAGTGCACTATCTATGTTAATTGATATCGATCCATTAACGAcactaaaatatattctttcaTTAAATGATCAACTATATGATACAGCAGATGTTATGTTATTAGAAATTATtcaactttttaaaaaattatttattcccCATATTTTTGATGATTCATGCTTAGtaataaatggaaataaaaatatcgaTGATGATGGGTGCAGTAACTATGGAGAAAAAGATGATAGCTATTATGGGGATAGTGGAAATGAAGATGATGATAATGATTTAGCTGgctatttacaaaataataataatacaataaattttaGAAGTGAAGAAATtcgatttaaaaataaaaaattacgTCAAAGTGATTATATGccatataaaaacaatgtagtcaaaatattattaaatatgttaagTAAGAATGTTAGTAATAGTGTATTATATGAAGGATCTTGttgtttattatacatTAGCAATTCAGCATTAAGTATTAAAACAGCTAGCGAATGTTTcatcaaattattaataaatcaacatgataataatataaaactaatagttattgataaattatattatattatgtgTAAATGGAAACATATCCTtgcaaattatattatggaTTTATTGAGAAGCTTAAATTTTCCATCGAAAGATGTAAAGCTTAAGATTTTAAATTTAgttttgcatatattaacaaaaagaaatgtACATCTAGTATTaaatgttattaaaaaggaattattaaaattgaatGACCAACCTATTTATAGTTCTAAAGGCCCAATATCACGAGTAAACGCTCAAATTGGTGATCCAAATAGAATTATGTCTATTACAAGAGATGGAGAAACCATTGGAGCATCAGCAAAAATTggaaatttaaataatgtatcTTCAAACAGTATTGATGCtgcaaattataaaaaaattttaattaaatcgttacaacatatatgtaatatgtATACTACCGATTGTTTAAGTATAGCAGATTTACTTTTCCTTTATGCAAATAGTCaagagaaaaatataagttatGAATCAgctatatgtataaaaaagttGGCTAACAATAATGTATTACAAAATAGTATACTTGAAAAgattattgaaaatatgtttgaaataaaagaatcAGCAATTTTACGAATGTTTTTATGGATCCTTGGacaatatatgaataaacatgaaatgatttttaattttataaatatattatatgatcAAATGTcttactttttaaataatactaTGGAAGATCCTGAAATGCTTAATAAACtgtttaatgaaaaaatgaaaaagaataaattttcaaattttaatgagaattcaaataatatgggagataataatacaacatATTTTCCAACTATACAAACGAAAACGGTTATTTTAGAGGATGGTACTTATGCTACTGAAGCTTTTTCAAATGTTCCGAATAGAAATCCTATCGATTTATCATCCTCGTCAAATAAGAACGGTGCAAATCTTtctacaaataataattcaagcttaaatcaatttttatataatttattttgtgataatgatgatttattattgGCTGTTTTATGTGTCTgtataacaaaattatatcttAGATTATTATCTGGTGTTAGTGaagtttttaattttttacgtGTGGATAATAGTGAGCTAGctaataatgatgataaaaataaagaggACCCTGATATGTTGTTAAAAAATCTGAACATGTTCAGAAATAAATcgattcatattttatcaagtataataaaatatacaacacagaaaaatataaaatcagTAACTAGtgtatatgaaaatgatagtAATGTTATAAGAATAACACAATgtcttaaaatatttttaaaaataaaagtaggaatagaaaatatcgatgaagaaacaaaaaaatttatagaaatatttatgaacggcaatatgtattatcaagattttataaaaaaggaagaagATAAATATTGTAGTTTATATGGAACAACTTCAAAAGATTCTCGAAAAGTTGAAACAATCCAAATTAATGATATGAACAATGAAGaagatgataatatatcattaacaaatgatgaagaaatggaaaatgtagatagtataattaatttccgaatattaaaagaaaaaaagaatgtaTTAAGTATGCTTGATGAAGAGCTTGTAAcaacaaatgaaaatttcgaacaaatgaaattaaaatattcattaaataatgatatattatatgattataatgaatttaaatatCCAGCCATAAATCAAGATAACTATTCatcaacatttttatcGAAATTACATAAATCTCAAGCAATAACTAGTATAgatgatgatatatttattgaaaTATTCCCAATAATTTCAAGCATAAATTTGATACttgaattttatatttacaatcaATCTGGTATCTATttgcaaaatatatttatcaatttatcgacacataataatttaaaaccGATTGATAAGATTCCACAATTTAATTTAGCGCCAcatgaaaagaaaaaatttaaaacaacTATAAAAGTTCATACGACAGAAACTGGGACTATTTTTGgatatcttttttatgaaaaaaaaaacgatcctaaaaaatattacatcgttttaaatgaaattaacATTAATATGACGGAATATATTACAGCCTCTTTTATCTCCTCTCATTTATTTCGTATCATGTGGTCCGAGTTTGAATgggaaaacaaaattaatgtCAACACGTCCATCAG TGACGCCTTCGAATTGCTGAAGCTGATCATAAAGCACACAAACATGACCATAGTGGAAAAGTTCATGCCGTTGGAGTATTACGAGCATGAAGCAAAAAACATGACAgacaatgaaaatataacacCTATCgatatatacatatccTATATTTCAACTTTAGAagattttaaattattaataaataattcagCTTTCTTTTCGGTGAATTTATTTTCGCGAAGTATATTTGGGGAAGACTCTTTAGCT